The stretch of DNA CACCtgctaaacaaaacaatgaaCAACAAATTTGAAGCGTAAGTTACCTAGCTGAGTGCATGTCGTGCATGAGTGTTGTGGAACTTGTCGATGAGTTCTGAATAGGACTGTTGAACTGAAGCATCACTCAGCTCCTTACCTTAGTTaatgatcacaacactgtaattTTAAAGTGTAAACCTCATGTCATGATGACATGTCAACAACGATGAACAAGCTTACATGAATGTGAAACAAAACTTAACATTTTAGTGTGTGCTAAGTGTATAGCTATGATACTCTTTAGGTGCAGATGTCATTCTGTGTGTCTAATTTTAACCTCACTCAAATTAGGAAGAGGGGTCTAATTCAACCCAAAGTGGGATCATTTCTTCAATTCCTGTCGGTGTTTTTCCTAATGTTCCTATGGAATGCACCCCGATGGTGGGAAACAGATCACACTCAATTTGCTAGACTGTCGTATACTAGTGAGTTCTGTTTCATACTGCAATGCCGTTTTGAATTTGATCAAAGGCATTTAATTATTACCTGACTTATAGTGACTACCCAGCAGGAGGTTGAACATGTATTAAACAGCTGACAACACAGCGATACCGCAGCTTAAGCGTGATGTTGACGGCAAAGCGGGCACATGTATCGTTATTGGGGttcattaggcctaaaaaaaaaaataggtgtggttacggtaaccccacctaccctatttttaggggccgaccctataacattttattacatttgtcaacaacaaaaaaaccacacacaagaaaacgagtgcagaaaacgcaatgaaagcaaaagcgcccgagtcgcacacttatttccctgtcaagtaggtttaatttgtacacattagaaaaaaaagttttaaaaaaaaagtgattgccttaaccttcctaccctattttttttggctatgttaccgtaaccacacctatttttgtttgtttgccttaATTGTGACTAAAGACATTGAAAATGCCATCTTTTGTGTTAGTAAtgttattaattaattatgtTCTTCGCAGATTGAAAATAGAGGATGACATAGATGAAGATCAAGATGACACATTTAGACCAGCTCCGGTAAGTTGTCTCGATCACCATCACAAAAATGACAAAGCAGACAGTTTAGTTGTATAAAAGTATGTGTGTGAGGGAGGTCaggtgtgcatacatgtgtgtgtgaaagagtttgcattgtgtgtgtgtgtgtgtgtgtgtgcatgtggttaGTTTGCTGTATACTTTTACTTTTGTTTgcacagattttttttctcactaaTTTCAGTTTCAACTTTCATACATGTGCAAATAAAACTGAATGATATTGTGCTACCATACCATTGTTTCATGTGACGGATGAATGCAAACACAATTTGTGAAAGTGTACATTTACAGTACAGAGGCAGTGCATCAAAACTACCTTCCTACTCATGAAAATCATCTGTATGATGTACATCGATTCATCAATCCATTTTGGTTTTACATAAAATATGAGCATAAATAATGTCCACTTGCACGCAAACTGAAAGTTAAATTCTACAGCatggctgctttttgtgcagagtggTTTAGTTTATTGCTCTgtaaacatcgaacgcagaagaagaagaagaagaattgctCTGTTAATTTTGCAATTGGAGATAGATTTCTGagttacaaaattaattaagaataagaataacaTTAAAAGTTAAAACACTCGATGCAAGAGGATTGCCAGGCTGTAGCCTTGTGTAGGTCTTTCATGATAGTGATCAAGTTAGAACTTAGAGGATGCTCATCTATTATAAAACCCTGGACAGAAACATCTATGGCGATTTACCAGTACCAGTAGTTCACATGGACAGTAGTACTAATTAAGTTATCTTTAAATTATGCACTCACTGCTGGAGTTTTTACTTGCTAttcgtttatttatttatttatttattttattgtacGATGACAGACACCAGGTCCTGGAGAACATCCTCTCCAGTTCAACTACTCCATCTGGTTTTCTCGGCGCTCACCAAAGAACACCACATACGATCAGAGTCTAAAATTCGTCGCTTCATTTGCATCAGTAAGTGAGAAAGGCCTAGCCTTGTGTGTTTCACTTCTTTGTCGTTTGAACTTCCATTTTGGTATTATAACGCAGTGATAAGAACAGATTTGATTTTATGTACAGCTCCTGATTTTTTAATAAGAAATTTTATTTGCTGTATTGATCGAGTGACGTAAAAATCATTTTTGAAGGCTCAGGCAAAATTGTGCATGTTTCAGGTAGAACAGTTCTCGTGAAGGCTCAGACATAATTGTGCATGTTTCAGGTAGAACAGTTCTAGCCGAGGTTCAGACAAAAGTGTGCATGTTTCAGGTAGTACAGTTCTGGCCGAGGTGCAAACAAAATTGTGCATATTTCAGGTAGAACAGTTCTGGTCTGCATACAGCCATATGACTCACCCAGGTGACATGATGGGACACAGCGACTACCATCTCTTTAAAGAGGGCATCAGACCTATGTGGGAGGTTTGtttatatcacacacacacacacaggcctaTGTGGGAGGTttgtttgcacacacacacacacaggcctaTGTGGGAGGTttgtttgcacacacacacacacacacttatgtgctctctctctctctctctctctctctctctctctctctctctctctctctctctctctctctctctctctctctcatgttacACATAAAAAGTTAAACATTCCACAGCAGTAGTGTAGAGAACTTGACTTTAGTGCTTTAGTAGTACATAAGCGAAGCATTTTTTTATTCAGATCATTGTACAGCAGGACACTGTGCAGTAGTAGGCATTGAGGAAGGagtaatgtgtgtgtatgcatttgTTGCCTGTACCAGACAGGCGCAGTGGCTTAGTGAATAAGTAGCCGGCCTCCCATGCGGAAGGTCGGGGgctcgaatcccggtcgcgcctggtgggttaagtttggagatttttcccatctcaaaggtcaactaatgtgcagatctgctagtgccttatccccattCGTGTGTACCTTCAAGCACAAGACTACGTaagcatggaaaagatcctgggagtttcagcccatgaacaaagaagaagttGCCGCCTTACCTTTGTTCACTTTCATTAAGTCACTGTTAAACAGGGGGATACATTAACAAGAAAAACACTGCCTTGTTCAGTTACATTtgattttcagcaaaaacccccgcgggttagggggaagaatttacccgatgctccacagcatgtcgtaagaggcgactaacggattctgtttctctttttacccttgttaaatgtttcttgtatagaatatagtcaatttttgtaaagattttagtcaagcagtatgttaagtcctttgtactggaaacttgcattctcccagtaaggtaatacattgtactacgttgcaagcccctggagcaaagttttgattagtgcttttgtgaacaattgacaagtggctctatcccatctccccccccccccccccccctccacctttccccgtcgcgatataacctttgtggttgaaaacgacattaaacaccaaataagcaaataaacaaaacaaattttCAGCAAGGTGTTCCTAACAGCTTTACAATACAGTGTGCATGTGTATCTGCACACACCTAAAAACAGAGGGAAAGAGAAAAGCCATTACAAAAATCCTGACTTCATTTTCAGGATGATGCCAACAAAATGGGCGGGAAATGGATCATCCGTCTGAAGAAAGGTCTGGCATCGCGGTGCTGGGAGAATCTCATTCTGGCCATGCTGGGGGAGCAGTTCATGGTCGGTGAAGAAATCTGTGGGGCTGTTGTCTCCGTCAGGTTTCAGGTCAGTATGTCAACAGTTAGGTCTGGTTTAAACAAGCGTTCGTAGACAATGTTCcaaatttggtttaaacaagtatTGATatacaatgttcggaaataactcgtTCATGTGTTGTATTGGCATTTGAAGAATTGCGCCCCTGAACAGAGATCAAAGAAAATAGTTTAGTCTGACGTGTATGTTGTGCAATGTTCGTTCCATACGATGCAACAAATCTTGACTTTTGAAGCAAGAAaaaacttgttttttgtttgtttaaactAAATCAACAAGTAAACCGGTGACAACTTTGAAGAAGTAGACTGTTAATTCGCATGTCAAAAGGTCACATGATAAGCTTTGTACACTCAAGTGGGCAGCATACTTTTTACCCCtgattatatttagtcaagttttgactaaatattttaacatcgagggggaatcaaaacgagggtcgtggtgtatgtgcgtgtgtctgtctgtgtgtgtgggtaaagcgattcagactaaactactggaccgatctttatgaaatttgacatgagagttcctgggtatgaaatccccgaacgtttttttcatttttttgataaatgtctttgatgacgtcatatccggcttttcgtgaaagttgaggcggcactctcacgccctcatttttcaaccaaattggttgaaattttggtcaagtaatcttcgacgaagcccggacttcggtattgcatttcagcttggtggcttaaaaattaattaatgactttggtcattaaaaatctgaaaattgtaaaaaaaaaataaaaatttataaaacgatccaaatttacgttcatcttattctccatcattttctgattccaaaaacatataaatatgttatatttggattaaaaacaagctctgaaaattaaatatataaaaattattatcaaaattaaattgtcgaaatcaatttaaaaacactttcatattattccttgtcggttcctgattccaaaaacatatagatatgatatgtttggattaaaaacacgctcagaaagttaaaacaaagagaggtacagaaaagcgtgctatcctgcttagcgcaactactaccccgctcttcttgtcaatttcactgcctttgccatgagcggtggactgacgatgctacgagtatacggtcttgctgaaaaatggcattgcgttcagtttcattctgtgagttcgacagctacttgactaaatattgtattttcgccttacgcgacttgttttttgtttcagaTTTTTCTTACTTGTTTGgttatttttcacacaaaaatgaatGTTTATTTCTCATGTTGTAGGATGACATTCTGGCGTTGTGGAACCGAACTGCATCAGATCAGGCCACGACGACCAGAATACGCGACACACTGAAACGGGTGCTACATCTGCCTGCCAATACAGTCATGGAatacaagacacacacagacagtctcAAGTAAGCTcctttgattttttgtttacgttttTTTTTCCCTCTAAATGTGCCAATGAATTGCATGCAACATATGTTATGTTGAATGTCATTAGAAAGTCTAACAAATGAGGATATTTCAGAAATTAAACAATGTGGATGcaaatttttggctcacgtaagtgtagcctatgcgatcataactttgtctgtctgtgcgtttgtgtgtgtgtgtgtttgtttgtgtgtgcgtgcgtgtgtgtgtatgtctgtggtagaaactctaacatttgaagacgtcacattacattgacgtcacattatgacgtaagagggttagacgtcacgcgaaggaagtactgaaagtctcggtcattattattttgagcgcgcggagactagttggcagtcgtgtcctgtaagtaggctacatgcagacagacagatctagatctagtgtctcgctttcttgcacagtttcacctatgctctttctgtgtgtgtgtgtgtgtgtgtgtgtgtgtgtgtgtgtgtgtgtgtatgtgtgacggagtgattgagtttgtgttactgtttgtcgatttcttacgtgagccttgatggcttcgcctcttgttatattTGCTATGATATTAACCCTTAGGcgggttgtcacgacatatgtcgcgctactttacgcatactgtcacctggttgtcacgacatatgtcgtgctactggctcagtctgtttggtcggttccgattacctcccatggatacgaaaacctatatgattgttttttgactcacatgcgaagcaaaagtgagtctatgtactcatcCGAGTCGCAAAACTTAGCTATTCGCATACCATCCTTTGAAGGACACAGCTATTCGAGCAGACACTTTTTGTACAGTGCCATTATTATTGGATGTCCAAAGGTTCCTTGGGCATAAAATAATGACGCAAGATTTAGATTAGATTTAGATATGACATTTAGCCTGATGTTGTGTGGCTGATCACAATTTGACTGCAAAATTAATGTAGATGCACCAAATCTTAAAAAAAACTGTGCGCGTCTATATAACACAAAACGGACAATTTGCTGAAAAACAGACAAATGAATGTCCATGTAGTTCAACATTTAGTTACATTAGGGATGAAATGGGTTGGTAGACTGCTTTTTTAATACGTGAGCCTTGACGACcgcctcttgtttttgtgtgttttgtatggACTGTTTTGTTTCACAAAAGAAATGTGTAACTTATTGTTGCTTATCTGGTATCAGGCTATCTGCTCCGCGAATAACTGCGCCTCGACAACTGCCCCCTGGACAACTGCCTCTCTAGGATGACTGCCCCCGGACAACTAAAAAATAAACAACTAAAtaactgtgtgagtgtgtgttttcgtgtctGTTTTTATAACAATGATTACAAACACATTTTTGGTCCATTTTAATAAATACATTAAAATGGTATTTATCTAAGACACGTGTAACcttgggtgtgggtgtgtgtgtagatgaatgtgtgtgtgattaaacCAGAAAACTTTGTAAAACTGTGTAAAGgtaaaatttaaaataaaaaattgaaatattaaATTACGGCCTCAAACCAACAGCATAACAGTAAAATTAACACACACTATCAGTTATTGGGGCCAATTGTTCAGGAGGTTGTTGTCAGGATAGCAGGTAGCCTGGAAACATTTATGTATGACATGCCTATAAAGTAAATTGTGAAATTGCTTTATTCTAGAAGTGGTCAGCAAACTTTCACATCactgagtcttcttcttcttcttctgcgttcgtgggctgaaactcccacgtacactcgtgttttttgcacgagtggaattttacgtgtatgaccgttttttaccccgccatttaggcagccatacgccgttttcggaggaagcatgctgggtattttcgtgtttctataacccaccgaactctgacatggattacaggatctttttcgtgcgcacttggtcttgtgcttgcatgtacacacgggggtgttcggacaccgaggagagtctgcacacaaagttgactctgagaaataaatctttcgccgaacgtggggacgaactcacgctgacagcggctcACATCATTGAGTCAAACCACATGTTTACATGGTTTGCACTATCTGAGAGGGATAACACTAACAAGCCTGAGAATGATACACCTTTCGTCGTAAATTCGACAAAGTCTttttctaattgtgtaagaaaagagcctccgtgtgcccttaaaaatgcttaaaacgcaaaattttcccgtcagtacgcccaaaccacttttactcattcccaggcctgagtAAGCATGTACAGcggaacctccattttaagacctgagtaatgattttaagactacctctcCCTTTAGACCTGATTTTTGCAGATTTATggaggattgggggggggggggggtccactctATTGCTAAGAGTGAGAGCAttaccagacctgggaaccatACGATTTCGACGTATTtttacgcatgattgtcgagaatacgatcagtacggtcagtgggaaacaaatacggccagaaacattcctagactacttttcttcacagtattttgacacatgatcacagtttttgagtcacttgagaaaaagtgactctatgtaatcggtcagtgttagtctgtccggccggccgtccgtagacaccaccttaacgttggacttttctcggaaactatcaaagcgatcgggctcatattttgtttagtcgtgacctccaatgacctctacactttaacgatggtttcgttgacctttgacctttttcaaggtcacaggtcagcgtcaaaggaaaaattagacattttatatctttgacaaacttttctcggaaactatcaaagcgatcgggctcatattttgtttagtcatgacctccaatgacctctacactttaacgatggtttcgttgacctttgacctttttcaaggtcacaggtcagcgtcaaaggaaaaattagacattttatatctttgacaaagttcatcggatgtgattgaaactttgtaggattattctttacatcaaagtatttacatctgtagccttttacgaacgttatcagaaaaacaagggagataactagccttttctgttcggcaacacacaacttaacgttgggcttttctcggaaactataaaagtgaccgggctcaaattttatgtgaacgtgactcattgtgttgtgaatagcaatttcttcctgtccatctgatgcctcatataatattcagaactgcgaaagtgactcgatcgagcgtttgctcttcttgttgtcagtaaacattgagaaaaagcatttgttttaaatgtttaggtaaacttaattaatggTGTGatggacgcgtgtgaagcatgctTTAATCATGGATCTTcatatgctgtgtggagtacgctcattgttctgaaaatacaccaagtttttTTGAGAACACTAAGTGCAAAacgggttcccaggtctgcattaCGCTCTTTCGGTTTGTCTGCATATTTCCTCAATATTCTTCCTTGGATAACATTTCTGTGTTGTATTTTTCAGAGACAACACCAGTTTCTGGAACACGGACAAGTTCATTTAGTGACAGTCGGCTGTTTCAGTGGTTtaatttttatgtttatttcaattttatttgttttccacTGCCAGTGTTTGGAATAGTCTGCATAGTCTCACATACATAGCTTAAACTACTTTAGCAATGGACAGAGATGAAAGCTCCCATCTGGAAATCAGAACATGCTGATTAGAAAGGCTGTTTTCTGAGGAATTTCCTAAATTTGCAAAACAAGTAAGAAGGCAAATGTCACAAAAATCTCAACTCATAATGGCCATCTGAATCCCCAAAAAGTATTGTTCTTATTTTGAGAACTCATCTTTCATCACTATAACGGGAAACAAGGATAGAGTATGTGTTCACCAATGCTCTTTGTTTTGCCcatgttgtgcgtgtgtgtggaagtGCATGTGAGTGGGTTTTGGTGGATGagtttgtgggtgtgtttgaAAGCAATGCATGTTTCCTGCATAAGAATGAAATAAACTTTTTGCGCAAAACTGGTTGATTGTTGTTTGTTGGAGTGAGAGGAATCTGCTATGTGTGTCACGTACaccgagtgtgtgtgtctgtctgtccgtctgtgtaaTGATGTGTATTTTATGTGtatgagttgtgtgtgtttgaaagccCTTCCACTTGAAGTGCACTTGTCATATGCAACAATGAAATGCATCCTTGGGTGGAGGCATAACTGTGCAGACTTTTGAAATATCaggaattctctctctctctctctctctctctctctctctctctctctctctctctctctctgtcactgtgtgttgtGGCACCGAATTCTGGTTGTTTCAACTTGTAGAATAGTGAAAGAAAGTTCTTCTGATACGAAAAGCAGCAGTCGCCAATcttacacaagcacacacacaaaacacatatgGACATACCTCTGGCTCACAACATAGAGATGAGCAGATTAAACGGGTATGTGCACATTACTATTAGTTGTGCCTGAAAACACAGTAACTTTTTTACAGTTTCAGAATGGCCATATTATGAATATAACTTGCTTTATAAAGCCTGATTTCCTCATAGATTTTTTGATTTTACAAACCTCCCAAAAGGGAAAATAGGAAAAAATTGAACATATTTTGGAAATCGGAATATCAGGTTTCAACCCCGTCAACGTGCCGAAGGTAGTCTATGATATTTGGACAGGATTGGGTCTTTAGATACACGGAAGTCAAATGTTGAAGAGTCGCTTCCCTTGGCAAGTGTGATCGGACAGTTCCGAGTCTTCTCTTGATAACAAAGTAGGATTGCGTCCGAAGGTGTAATATGTTCACAGTGAGATGTGCGTAGTTGGTATTGCAATGCatctgttttgttttatgtttgttgGCTTTAAATATGGGTTGAAAGACTTAGTGCATTGCAAACTTAATTGTTGTGCTTGTTTCAATGTGTAGAGAATATatagtgaaactgaaagaacGTTTTTCTGatacaaaaactgaaaaagCAGCAGTCATCAATCTTACACGAACACACTTAATTGATAATAATAGTTAATACACACATTGAGGTAATggtgaactttagcgtgttaaattcataactcacaatccagtggcattctgtacttaaaaaaaaatgtgagtcTCAATTATAAGTCAAAAAACATTTGTCTgaaattgacggattgagcatGATTAATTAAGTTGGTTGTTTGATCAACGAAAATGCGTTCGTTTTGAACCAAGGGACATCACTTACATGACAGTGTTGCCTCCCCTGTCGGCATACACGGATttataattccttctttgacgcatgtaaacgaaatgcattcgtacagttcattccgtgacttcaaagggatctaaaatgactagTTATGCTTTAATACATGTGCTTGTTCTGCATATATTTGGAAGCTAATAACCGGGTAAGACTgactttgatgttgttgtttttgttgttttcaccGCTGAATATATAtgatattgtttattttcagatTTGTCCTTATAGGGCTGAGATCATACCTCAAACTCCATACTTAGTAGACCAATCTTGGTTGCTTGGGTATTAAAGCTAGAAGAGAACTAGAATTCCGTGACAGAATGAGTCGTCACGGTTGGAGCTTATAATTAGAAGAGCCTTAAACTGTCTGCAAAAGCTTCCGACTTAGGATAGAATGTTAGAATGGTAGTCAGAGCTGGATAAATCACATCGTCACTAACTTGTATCACCAGAATAATGTTACCAGGAAGTGGTGTGAGACGCCGAGCACCAGGCGTCAGCGTGTCAGAAGGAATGCAGAAACTGTCATCGGTAGTCAACGATTCCGCACGCAGGTACAGAAGACTGCCGTTCTTCGCCAAAGTGATTTTCTGCCTGTCGCTGCTCTTTTCCTTTGGCATCTACTTGCTGTTTTTCCGCTCCTTCATCAAACATGACATTGCTGACGACAACTTTCTGGAGGTCGGCATGTGCCCAGCATGCCTGGGGTCGAGCGCCTGCGGTTTGATGTACCACAACCAGGTACAGTTCACTGGATGGGGAAACCATCGCCTGGGAGACGTCTTCTCGACCAAGAACGTGCGCTACGCAACCCTGTACGGCAGCCAGAGCGTCGTTCTGAAGAAGATGGGGAGCGAGAGTGAAATCCAAGAGCTGGACAAAAAAGTGTGTGCGGATGCCAATCGTCCTGAAGGGTGTGACGTAGCCAGAGTGCTTTTCTTGACGGACACTTTCGTCAAGTTGCGCAAGGCTGGGGCGCTGCTACCCAAACACTTGCAGCAGACGGTGGGAATGTTCACGTGCGCCTCGTACCGCTTGCTGGATCGCATGTGGTCTTTCTACAAGGAACTGCGTAAGGTAAAGAAGATTATGATCGGCGACCAGCTTCAAGTGTGGTACACAGCGTCCCTCAATCCAGAGCCGTTGATGCTGCAAgtgagttttctttttttagtgtTTGAATTGCAGAAAAATGGTGTCACTTATTTTTCAATTAATGCAGTAAAGAAGAGGCATTTTGTATACTTGGCTTTGATAGCTTGcataatatttatttttaaagtttaaacacacaattttattttgttgttttggtcAGTTGTTTGAACTTAAAGGGGTCCAAACAATTTCTTTTCAAATGGATCTGTAATTGCAAGGTGCCATTTGAATTGTTTTTATGTGATTTGAGTGTCAGTTTTGTTTTagattttagttttgttttgttttgtgtagaTCATTTAATTCATTAAGCAGACTGTGGCAACAATTTAACCCTGCTCTTTTGTGGTGAGCTTTCAGTTTCAGCAGCATTGGTCAAGAGGACAAGTTTTAAAACTCAGAACATTCATTGAAATCATATATGCTT from Littorina saxatilis isolate snail1 linkage group LG13, US_GU_Lsax_2.0, whole genome shotgun sequence encodes:
- the LOC138983626 gene encoding eukaryotic translation initiation factor 4E type 2-like isoform X3 — its product is MNNKFEALKIEDDIDEDQDDTFRPAPTPGPGEHPLQFNYSIWFSRRSPKNTTYDQSLKFVASFASVEQFWSAYSHMTHPGDMMGHSDYHLFKEGIRPMWEDDANKMGGKWIIRLKKGLASRCWENLILAMLGEQFMVGEEICGAVVSVRFQDDILALWNRTASDQATTTRIRDTLKRVLHLPANTVMEYKTHTDSLKLSAPRITAPRQLPPGQLPL
- the LOC138983626 gene encoding eukaryotic translation initiation factor 4E type 2-like isoform X1 — encoded protein: MRVVKGRTGNKAKRPHVAGVKMTDSRLKIEDDIDEDQDDTFRPAPTPGPGEHPLQFNYSIWFSRRSPKNTTYDQSLKFVASFASVEQFWSAYSHMTHPGDMMGHSDYHLFKEGIRPMWEDDANKMGGKWIIRLKKGLASRCWENLILAMLGEQFMVGEEICGAVVSVRFQDDILALWNRTASDQATTTRIRDTLKRVLHLPANTVMEYKTHTDSLKLSAPRITAPRQLPPGQLPL
- the LOC138983626 gene encoding eukaryotic translation initiation factor 4E type 2-like isoform X2; protein product: MRVVKGRTGNKAKRPHVAGVKMTDSRLKIEDDIDEDQDDTFRPAPTPGPGEHPLQFNYSIWFSRRSPKNTTYDQSLKFVASFASVEQFWSAYSHMTHPGDMMGHSDYHLFKEGIRPMWEDDANKMGGKWIIRLKKGLASRCWENLILAMLGEQFMVGEEICGAVVSVRFQDDILALWNRTASDQATTTRIRDTLKRVLHLPANTVMEYKTHTDSLKDNTSFWNTDKFI